A single window of Shewanella sp. Choline-02u-19 DNA harbors:
- the cueR gene encoding Cu(I)-responsive transcriptional regulator: protein MKIGEVAKLTELSVKSIRYYHDIGLVEGRKSDNGYREYSQKEVDALSFIQHCRALGFTLEDCKALLDLQQNTRRNAADVKALAQHHLDDIKQRIDQLSNLRNQLQHLIKDCKGGSQPNCAILNGLSN, encoded by the coding sequence ATGAAAATTGGTGAAGTAGCAAAACTGACCGAGTTGTCAGTAAAAAGCATACGTTATTATCATGACATTGGTTTAGTCGAAGGCCGAAAGAGTGATAACGGCTATCGAGAGTATAGCCAAAAAGAGGTGGATGCCTTGAGTTTTATACAGCACTGTAGAGCACTTGGTTTTACGCTAGAAGATTGTAAAGCATTACTCGACTTACAACAAAATACCCGCCGTAATGCCGCCGATGTAAAAGCGCTCGCGCAGCATCACCTCGATGATATTAAACAAAGAATTGATCAACTGAGTAATTTAAGGAACCAACTACAGCATTTAATTAAGGACTGTAAAGGTGGCAGCCAGCCCAACTGTGCAATTCTTAACGGTCTCAGCAATTAG
- the mmsB gene encoding 3-hydroxyisobutyrate dehydrogenase, with amino-acid sequence MSTVAFIGLGNMGGPMAVNLIKAGFTVKVFDLVPAAMQALAEQGALTATSACGAAASADIVVTMLPAGKHVRSLYIGDADNKGIVDVVAKGTLLIDCSTIDADSARFVAKHAADKGLEFIDAPVSGGTAGAAAGTLTFICGGSDNAFSRAQDALNAMGGNIFHAGGPGAGQVAKICNNMLLSVLMVATSESLQMGVDHGLDPKVLSDIMKVSSGGNWTLDKYNPCPGVMESVPSSNDYQGGFMVDLMVKDLGLSQEAALLSNSSTPMGALARSLYVNHARQGHGKRDFSSIFEQFANSQQIKNKG; translated from the coding sequence ATGAGTACTGTTGCATTTATTGGTTTAGGAAACATGGGCGGCCCAATGGCCGTTAATCTGATTAAAGCGGGCTTCACCGTTAAAGTGTTTGATTTGGTTCCCGCTGCAATGCAAGCGCTAGCCGAACAAGGCGCACTAACGGCAACCAGCGCGTGTGGCGCAGCCGCTAGCGCAGACATTGTGGTGACTATGTTGCCAGCGGGCAAACATGTTCGTAGCCTCTACATTGGCGATGCCGATAATAAAGGTATCGTGGATGTGGTTGCAAAAGGGACATTACTCATTGATTGCTCGACCATCGATGCCGACAGTGCACGTTTTGTGGCAAAGCATGCTGCAGACAAGGGTCTAGAGTTTATCGATGCGCCAGTCTCGGGCGGCACCGCAGGCGCAGCAGCAGGCACGCTGACCTTTATTTGTGGCGGCAGTGATAACGCATTTTCGCGCGCGCAGGATGCACTGAATGCTATGGGAGGCAATATATTCCATGCTGGTGGCCCAGGTGCTGGGCAAGTCGCTAAGATTTGTAATAATATGCTGCTCTCAGTGTTGATGGTGGCCACATCTGAATCTTTACAGATGGGCGTTGACCATGGACTCGACCCTAAAGTGCTTTCAGATATAATGAAAGTCAGTAGTGGTGGTAATTGGACATTAGATAAATATAATCCTTGCCCGGGTGTTATGGAATCGGTACCGTCTTCAAACGATTATCAAGGCGGCTTTATGGTCGACTTGATGGTGAAGGATTTGGGACTTTCTCAAGAAGCGGCTTTGTTATCAAATTCAAGCACGCCAATGGGAGCTTTAGCGCGCAGTCTTTATGTGAACCATGCACGTCAGGGTCACGGTAAACGCGATTTTTCGAGTATTTTTGAGCAGTTTGCTAATTCTCAACAGATAAAAAACAAAGGGTAA
- a CDS encoding S9 family peptidase, producing the protein MRFLIASILTFATLLITVGCDVSKPKDTDAVVSESLPAGVKIADFGSWNSPVTAEHVYDLSDSIGEIQVTAGSLYFTILDASNEGRRGVKRIETAGTVVDAIPSSFDIGSRVHEYGGAPFVAIGNSLFATKRSDQLLYRIAPNQVPFPLTPAGTRHADCISNSKASRLICVREDHRDADKVVNQLVGINLSYADEGTVLATGADFYSTPVISPDQTKLAWITWDHPNMPWDNTKLWLAELDNKGAVVNVKQVATEQKGSITQPLFSPNGQLYFVADYTNWWNIYRLNEFEQTEVVLAQEAEFAVADWQLGHHNYAFENEHTLIASYNHEGEAGLIRIDTESGVTDPIAVDFAEITYVTKSDDGVVFVGAKETPEKGIYKVQGRSAQLIYAPELTVMDPNFISRAESVSFTTGNSDTAHGYLYKPVNPDFKAPAGQEPPLVMFLHPGPTAQASRAFRRDIQYWTSRGFAVFDLNYRGSTGFGRDYRNRLYGNWGKSDVEDAVRAAGYLVNNGDVDGRKLAIRGTRASGFTALSAVAYYSTFGAAVSYSGISDVELFRRDSHKFESHYLETLIGGFDNYKRRSAMNNLSGVNEPLLLIQGGNDSLIPAEQTLQLYNAVKKKGRPVAYLELNDNAVNRVTPQSKKRALESELSFYGQVFGFTPAGDIPVLTIENIENLRRR; encoded by the coding sequence ATGAGATTTTTAATTGCATCGATACTGACGTTTGCAACGTTATTGATAACCGTTGGCTGCGATGTATCTAAGCCAAAGGATACGGACGCAGTCGTCTCAGAATCATTACCTGCAGGCGTAAAAATAGCGGATTTCGGTAGTTGGAATTCTCCCGTTACCGCTGAGCATGTTTATGATTTATCAGACAGTATAGGTGAAATCCAAGTCACTGCTGGCAGCCTCTATTTTACCATTCTTGATGCGAGCAATGAAGGGCGACGTGGGGTCAAACGAATAGAAACAGCGGGTACTGTTGTTGATGCCATTCCTTCCAGTTTTGATATTGGCAGTCGTGTACATGAATATGGTGGAGCCCCTTTTGTGGCGATAGGAAACAGCCTCTTTGCCACCAAGCGATCAGATCAGCTGTTGTACCGCATTGCACCCAATCAAGTACCGTTTCCATTAACCCCCGCAGGCACCCGACATGCTGACTGTATATCCAATTCCAAAGCTTCGCGTTTAATCTGTGTCAGGGAAGATCATCGAGATGCAGACAAAGTGGTTAATCAGCTGGTGGGTATTAACTTAAGTTATGCAGACGAAGGTACCGTACTCGCTACCGGCGCGGATTTTTACTCAACTCCAGTGATCTCTCCAGACCAAACTAAATTGGCATGGATAACATGGGATCACCCAAACATGCCGTGGGATAATACCAAACTATGGCTTGCAGAACTGGATAACAAAGGCGCGGTAGTCAATGTCAAACAAGTCGCTACAGAGCAAAAGGGTTCAATCACGCAACCTCTTTTTAGCCCTAATGGACAGCTTTATTTTGTCGCGGATTACACTAACTGGTGGAATATCTATCGCCTAAACGAGTTTGAGCAAACTGAGGTGGTGCTAGCGCAAGAGGCTGAGTTTGCCGTTGCTGATTGGCAACTAGGCCATCACAATTACGCATTCGAAAATGAACATACGTTAATCGCAAGCTATAACCACGAAGGCGAAGCTGGGCTTATTCGTATTGATACTGAAAGTGGTGTGACCGATCCTATCGCGGTTGACTTTGCAGAGATTACCTATGTGACTAAAAGTGACGATGGCGTGGTTTTCGTTGGGGCTAAAGAGACGCCTGAAAAAGGCATTTATAAAGTTCAAGGCCGCTCTGCTCAGCTGATCTATGCGCCAGAACTGACCGTGATGGACCCTAATTTTATCTCTAGAGCCGAGAGTGTCAGCTTTACAACGGGCAACAGTGATACGGCCCATGGTTATTTATATAAACCCGTAAATCCAGATTTTAAAGCGCCAGCAGGGCAAGAGCCACCGCTGGTGATGTTTCTGCATCCTGGCCCAACTGCACAGGCAAGCCGAGCATTTAGACGAGATATTCAGTATTGGACCAGCCGTGGTTTTGCCGTCTTTGACCTCAATTATCGTGGTAGTACAGGTTTTGGTCGGGACTATCGCAATCGCCTTTACGGTAATTGGGGGAAGTCAGATGTAGAAGATGCGGTCAGAGCCGCAGGATACTTAGTCAATAATGGCGATGTAGATGGCCGAAAACTGGCAATAAGAGGGACTCGTGCTAGTGGCTTTACTGCGCTGTCAGCCGTTGCTTATTACAGCACCTTTGGTGCAGCGGTAAGTTACTCAGGTATTAGCGACGTTGAGTTATTTAGGCGTGACTCTCATAAGTTTGAGAGTCATTATTTAGAGACGCTCATTGGTGGATTTGATAACTATAAGCGCCGCTCTGCAATGAATAACCTCTCAGGGGTCAATGAACCTTTGCTGCTTATTCAAGGGGGCAACGATTCACTCATCCCTGCAGAGCAAACGTTGCAGCTTTATAATGCTGTGAAAAAAAAGGGCAGGCCGGTAGCCTATCTTGAGCTTAATGACAATGCTGTTAATCGGGTCACCCCACAAAGCAAGAAGCGCGCTTTAGAGTCTGAACTTTCATTCTACGGCCAAGTTTTTGGCTTTACTCCCGCAGGAGATATTCCAGTGCTTACGATTGAAAATATAGAGAACTTAAGGCGTAGGTAA
- a CDS encoding enoyl-CoA hydratase, which translates to MSLLLEKIVGHTAVISMNNPPANTWTAESLQELKAKVLKLNDNKAVYALVITGEGDKFFSAGADLKLFADGNKNNAADMARYFGEAFEALSAFRGVSIAAINGYAMGGGLEVALACDLRICEEQAQLALPEATVGLLPCAGGTQNLTALVGEGWTKRMILCGERIKSAKAEAIGLVEEVVATGTSFNAAMALAERVANQSPSSVAACKRLIQAGRTMPRTQALPLEREEFANLFDTEDQTEGVSAFLNKRKAVWKNG; encoded by the coding sequence ATGTCACTACTATTAGAGAAAATCGTCGGCCATACCGCGGTTATTAGCATGAACAACCCGCCAGCGAATACATGGACTGCAGAAAGCTTACAAGAACTTAAAGCAAAAGTGCTCAAACTCAATGATAACAAAGCTGTTTACGCACTGGTGATTACTGGTGAAGGAGACAAGTTCTTTTCCGCGGGTGCAGATTTAAAGTTATTTGCCGATGGTAATAAAAATAATGCAGCAGATATGGCACGTTATTTTGGTGAAGCATTTGAGGCGTTAAGTGCCTTTCGCGGCGTATCAATAGCAGCCATCAATGGCTACGCGATGGGTGGCGGTCTTGAAGTGGCGTTAGCCTGTGATCTTCGTATTTGCGAAGAGCAAGCGCAATTGGCATTACCAGAAGCAACGGTGGGTCTACTTCCTTGTGCGGGTGGCACCCAAAACTTAACCGCATTAGTGGGTGAAGGCTGGACTAAGAGAATGATCCTATGCGGTGAGCGTATTAAATCGGCTAAAGCTGAAGCGATAGGTCTGGTAGAAGAGGTGGTTGCCACAGGCACGAGCTTTAATGCCGCAATGGCGCTGGCAGAGCGAGTGGCGAACCAAAGCCCTAGCAGTGTTGCCGCTTGTAAACGCTTGATCCAAGCGGGCCGCACTATGCCAAGAACGCAAGCATTACCGCTAGAGCGTGAAGAGTTTGCTAACCTGTTTGATACAGAAGATCAAACCGAGGGCGTAAGTGCCTTTTTAAATAAGCGTAAAGCTGTTTGGAAGAACGGCTAA
- a CDS encoding enoyl-CoA hydratase/isomerase family protein has product MATTNANSNSVVFQTLGTASGKHIGVATLNIEKALNALNIEMVQALTSQLTAWRNDNNIVAVVLDGAGEKAFCAGGDVRAIYHAALATPGEVTAQATDFFKQEYQLDYLLHTFAKPVLVWGDGIVMGGGLGLMAGASHRVVTEHSRIAMPEVTIGLYPDVGGSYFLNRMPGKAGLFLGMTAYNMNGADAHYVGIGNHYLNRDDKELLFDAMATLAWADDKAFNHEMLHALIDDMQLDCETPLAPSQLEIHQVLIDDLMDGELTAIVERVSALDDTLKQAQPWLAKACKVMLAGSPISLALVHKQSQLGTQMSLAEVFKFELGLSVNCCARADFAEGVRALLIDKDRSPKWLYKDVASIPSDFVSSLMISPWAESRHPLSDML; this is encoded by the coding sequence ATGGCAACGACAAACGCAAACAGCAACAGTGTGGTGTTCCAAACGTTGGGCACCGCATCAGGCAAACATATTGGCGTAGCAACACTTAATATCGAAAAAGCGCTTAACGCGCTTAATATTGAGATGGTGCAGGCGTTAACTAGCCAGTTAACAGCATGGCGCAATGACAACAATATCGTCGCTGTGGTGTTAGATGGCGCAGGCGAAAAAGCGTTCTGTGCCGGTGGCGATGTACGCGCTATTTATCATGCCGCGTTGGCAACGCCAGGTGAAGTGACTGCCCAAGCCACGGATTTTTTTAAGCAAGAGTACCAGTTAGATTATCTGTTACATACTTTTGCTAAACCAGTATTGGTATGGGGCGATGGCATTGTTATGGGCGGTGGACTTGGCCTAATGGCGGGCGCAAGCCACCGAGTCGTGACTGAGCATTCGCGTATTGCGATGCCAGAAGTCACTATTGGTTTATACCCTGATGTTGGCGGCAGTTATTTCCTCAATCGTATGCCAGGTAAAGCAGGCCTATTTTTGGGGATGACCGCCTACAATATGAATGGTGCTGATGCACACTATGTTGGCATCGGCAATCACTACTTAAATCGCGATGATAAAGAGTTACTGTTTGATGCAATGGCAACGCTTGCATGGGCAGACGATAAAGCGTTTAACCATGAAATGCTGCATGCGCTTATCGATGACATGCAACTCGACTGCGAGACGCCGCTGGCACCAAGTCAGCTTGAAATACATCAAGTACTGATTGATGACTTAATGGACGGCGAGTTAACTGCCATCGTTGAGCGGGTAAGTGCATTAGATGACACACTTAAACAAGCGCAGCCTTGGTTAGCTAAAGCCTGCAAAGTGATGTTGGCCGGTAGCCCTATCAGCCTGGCGTTGGTGCACAAACAATCACAACTTGGCACTCAGATGAGTTTAGCTGAGGTGTTTAAGTTCGAATTAGGTTTGAGTGTTAATTGCTGTGCTCGCGCTGATTTTGCTGAAGGTGTGCGCGCGTTGCTGATTGATAAAGATAGAAGCCCGAAGTGGTTATATAAGGATGTGGCTTCAATACCGAGCGATTTTGTGTCATCACTGATGATCTCCCCTTGGGCTGAAAGTCGCCATCCTTTAAGCGATATGCTTTAA
- a CDS encoding SDR family oxidoreductase: MDLKDKVVVITGGAGGLGYAMAENFAAAGAKLALIDVDQEKLEKACANLGDTTEVQGYALDITDEEDVVAGFQFIKEDFGQVNVLINNAGILRDGLMVKAKDGQVTDRMSYEQFQSVINVNLTGTFLCGREAAAAMIETKQQGVIINISSVARAGNMGQSNYSASKAGVAAMSVGWAKELARHNIRSAAVAPGVIETEMTAAMKPEALERLEKMVPVGRLGQAEEIASTVRFIIENDYVNGRVFEIDGGIRL, translated from the coding sequence ATGGATTTAAAAGATAAGGTTGTTGTTATTACTGGTGGTGCGGGCGGACTAGGCTACGCGATGGCGGAGAATTTTGCGGCAGCAGGTGCCAAGTTAGCACTTATCGATGTTGACCAAGAGAAGTTGGAAAAAGCCTGTGCAAACCTTGGTGACACAACTGAAGTACAAGGTTACGCATTAGACATTACAGATGAAGAAGATGTCGTAGCGGGTTTTCAGTTTATTAAAGAAGACTTCGGCCAAGTTAACGTACTGATAAATAACGCGGGTATTCTACGTGATGGTTTAATGGTAAAAGCCAAAGATGGCCAAGTCACAGACCGTATGTCTTATGAGCAGTTTCAATCTGTTATTAACGTCAACTTAACCGGCACATTTCTGTGTGGCCGCGAAGCGGCAGCAGCAATGATTGAAACCAAGCAACAAGGTGTGATTATCAACATCTCTAGTGTTGCTCGGGCAGGCAACATGGGTCAGTCAAATTACTCAGCGTCTAAAGCGGGTGTGGCGGCGATGAGTGTAGGCTGGGCTAAAGAGCTTGCACGTCACAATATTCGTAGCGCAGCGGTAGCACCGGGCGTGATTGAAACTGAAATGACGGCTGCAATGAAGCCTGAAGCGCTTGAACGTCTTGAAAAAATGGTGCCAGTCGGACGTTTAGGTCAAGCGGAAGAGATAGCGTCTACCGTGCGTTTTATTATTGAAAACGATTATGTCAACGGCCGCGTGTTTGAGATCGATGGCGGTATCCGTTTGTAA